In Syngnathoides biaculeatus isolate LvHL_M chromosome 8, ASM1980259v1, whole genome shotgun sequence, the genomic stretch ACCAAGCACTTTATTTCCGTCCATGTATTGATGTGTTGCTCTGCCTATAATTAAAGATATATTTGTGCCAATGGGATACATTGCTTTTTTAATAACCATAGGTTGTTCACTACTTTTAAGATGCCATGTGGGATACATTGAGGGCTGGATATACTGGATAACTTATATGTGCTACTTATTCAAACAGCACTACAACATGGCAAACTCACTGTATATGGCACTCTATAGTGGATAGGGAGTGATTCCCAATGCAGCCTATCCCTTATTTGCTCCCTCGACGTGAGGTCGTCGCCGTAACGTGCCAGTGTTTCTGTTGCTCCTCATCCCTCTCCCTTTTGTGGCGACTGTTTTGACTGTACATATGTAGCATGTTTACATGAAAGAACACCGTGGAACATGGGTAGAATAGAACTGACAGAGTTGGAACATAATTGTCGAGCAACGTCCAGCCAATGTTCTGTGTGTTCCCAGAACCTTCTTTAATGTTCGCCTTGGGCCTTTGCGGTTCTCTAGTTCGATGTGATACTCCCTTTTCTCTCCCCAGCGTGTGTGTGGCGTGTGCTTGTTCTCGCCATGTTCCTCGACAGTAGCATGACGAGGCCCCCgtgatttgtatgtttttagcAGCATGTGAAAGGCGCCTGTGGTTATATTTTAAAGGATCAGTTTCCCTTCGGCCACAGATTCCACAATGGGTGAATAAAAGTAGCAATCGTTAATGTCTACCATGGGGTTGCCGAGgaggaactgtaaaataaaacCCTGCTCTGTTGTTTTCAAAGTGACTTTTCTAAGCCATGTTGCAGGTCTTTGTTGCTATACAAtaactgttgtttttgtgttccctGTCTTGTGTCTTGTTCTTCTGCTCTGCCTGAACCTTTGCttgtagataaaaaaaaaatgtgatagcTATTTGCATTTATTCACAGCTGTGATACATTATTAATTCAGAATAATTAAGTTTTgtatcaaatgtaaaaaaatatatatttaaaaagatcCTTGTTTTTCAGAACATGGCATGAGTTGTAATGTgtgactgaaagaaaaagatttcaACAGAAGTTAACattatttgaatatattttatttattttcaaggcAACACAGTGTCAGTTCTTTTTTTGCACCACAAAAACCATCCATTCTTTTTACGCAGCTTTTGTCCTCATTCAGGTGGTGGGTGTGCTGGACAGAGCTGATTTCGAGGGAGCGGCTGTGTATAGCGCTTGtacacctacgtcaccgaaatcacgtgactggccatattgccgatcGAGCAAAGTatcgttcaatgctaagtcggttggagacgacaataaaatatgtcttatagcacgacgcccagagtcttgtccaatactGTTGGACAGAGTTAACCCTTAaccatttagaaggtgataataaacgagagtacatggaaaaattggataaactcggcatagaggacccgtacttaatgccaaagtcaatgtttttgccgataagaaattggactgctaattcgcttccacttgtcctggacaactggataaacacatgtatctggtgagtaagtcgttgagatttacagaGAAAACTTTgcaagcatataaaagtctggacacatacaaatacttcgttgctggatctgttctcatcaagaataaatcccacatagtgacggttttgacggctcgtgaacgcggaagcctTCGTCCACACGTTAACATTTGCCGGAATCGatcaatcttttcagatagtattcaatacaaataccaatatttaaataaataactcctggttttatacaaactcgcattcattaactattattgaaaaaaaaatcaggatggaTTCTCTCCGCgaaacgtacacggaagcgaatGCAGCCACACTTGtgcttctttcagcttgtcccttttggggtgccggatgcccttcctgacgcaacccttctcagggagtggaggccccagtgggatacgaacccaccaaaccagtgctctaaccactgagctgtggGGCCTCTTTTACAAtgcagccacacttaacctccttAAACCTCTccgacagacagttttttttttaaatacacattgttctcgaatgagccaacttggcattataaaaacttctttgtaatttgagattgagaagaataattcctccctgaaatgaagctatcgctacacaggtgtatgtattttggttgggcaccatccatcatgtttaattgccgaaatctatcagtattttctggtcttttcagatggtattccatagaatgatctctttgaatatctgtctcgcctgttgtgacaaccaacagcacaacaggtcacaggtattgtaaatattctcctccggttgaatgtctcccacaatgtcgagcaactCTGTTTGACCGGAAATGTGGCGcgatgaaaatggtgacgtcacgtgcacgagcgctaTATTTACGATTGGTTGCAAGCTAGTTGCAGGCTATAGACAACTATTCAGACTTTTATGGACCATGAGAGTATTTAGTGAGTGTCAAGTCTGAAGGCACTTTTTGACAAACAATAGACTGGTTACCAACCGATGTCACAGAGACaattattcacactcacatacactCCTAAGGACCATTTCGAGCctataaaacaaagcaaagtacatttatatagcgcattttatacacaaggtaactcattgtgctttacatgattaaaaggatttgaattcaaagaaataaaacatttaaaacgtggGAAAATcatgttaaaaatgacaaataaaactacaattaaaaacagcgtacagtgaaaaaaatataataaaagtggaaatactctaaaaagcatgaggggggaaaaaaagagttttcaacctggatttacaCTTGGGGCTTACGTCACATCTTTTGGCAGTTTATCCATTTGTGTTGAGCAcaacagctaaatgctgcttaaccatgtttgctttggacatttgtattccgtaagcaattctttcatgtattcatgacCTAAACCGttaagtgatttatagaccagtagcaaaacttttaattctattctaaagctgactggaagccagtgtaaggactttaggattggagatATATGCTCTGATCTCTTTGTtgtggtcagaacgcgagctggagcattctgaatgagatgcacctgtttaatgctctttttggggagtgcagtcagaagaccatcacaatagtcaagtctacttgcgATAAAAGTATGGAattagcttttcctggtctgcttgacacatacaagccttcattctagatatgttctttagATGCATTGCTTTAGATGCATCGTTGGCTTTTTTTGCAAATGCAATGCCAGGGCATGTGTCGAGATaataaactggttgccagtaaatAACAGAACACATTAAgtcaattttaacaacaaacttTTTGCCAGACTGTGTTGGGGGACAAAGGATGGTCGGCAGTGAATCTCGATGCAAATCTATAAACAACCTAAGCATGTTTAaagaatgtgtgaggaaattgACCTCTAAAATGTCTCTTTCTGTCAAAAAAGGCAAACTATCttcatttaaatacatatttgtagCTGTACGAGATGACTTATCAAGTCATACAGTTCAAGTCAAGTCAGGTCTTAAGCATTTGGCACGCAAGTCAACTCGAGTCAAGTAATTTCACACAGGTTCCCCCATCTCTGATTCAGGGCTACACAAATTATGATAGAAATGTCCTGTTGTTAATGTACTGGTATAACTCACGCTATGATCGATCTGACTGACTGGCACGTGGGGTGGCTAACAAAGGTACACTGTCTGATGGCGCCCCTGCTCAAACCAAGATTAGATTTGTTGATTTTCAAATGACGTTTGAATgacccaaataaaaataattcaagaaaTAAGAACTAAATGATGTATCTTTATTGTATAAGTCAAAATCTTTtcttaaatgaacaaaaatatacaaatttcAAAGATTCCAGTTTATATAGCCTAGACATCATTAGTATTAGAGATCACACTTCACAATATTACTGCAGAGAAAAGCTTACTTCCCCCAAACTTAATTTTTAGGTATATGAAATTTAGGCAACATTACAGGTAGATTAACCAAGCGCATCAATTTAGAATTTCGCATATTGCTTTCATCAAAACCAAAGGGAACATTTTCCCAAATAACAGCAAGCTTTCATCCGCATAACTTttggcaaaaatacaaaacgaCATGAATTTCACAGTACAGTAATGTAAATTTTAACACGGAAGTGACGTTCGGTATCATTGACAGTACGCAACTGCGGAAGTCACGTGGTCAGCTCCCGGGCTTTGTCTTTCCTTACCCGTATGTTCTCCGGGCAACCTCTGTCGCCAGAGTCTTGCGACAGATTCGTTAACGGAAATCTCGGGCGCTCGCTTATTGTGATTTATTCGTCGTTTAGAAGCGACCTACAGTggtgaccagaaaaaaaactgcaaggtTAGGTTTACTTTGTGCAATTTGGTGCTGAACCAGAGCTTGTTCAAGGAAATCGCGGAAGAAGGTGGGTAAAGGCGCGTGGTTGCCATTGTTGTGGTGGAGGCTGAGCGTGAGGCCTTCGCCTCGTGTTCCTTTCGACGCCTAAATATTGCCTAGAACTCAGTTTATATAGTATTAATACCTGGGAAATGTATCGGCTGCCGTGGATTAAACGTTAATCATCCTAGCGTTAATTAAATAATTAGTTATTTAGTTAACGCTTCGCGATGGGGTGTTGCGCCTCGATGCTTCGTCCGCCATTAAGACACACGAGTCCTCAAATGGCCGCAGACACTACTATTGAACATTCAGTACAAAGCGGTAACGCAACAATCTGTATCAACAACACTTTCAGAAAATACTATAATTACATAACTTAAGTTACGGTAGATAAACTGAACAGTCACCAGCTACAATAAAGCTAGTAAATTTTAGCTCGTCCAATAACGTCACAGTCTATATCGTTGACCGCATTTGGcaaattgtttcatttaatCAGTAGATGTATTTTTTGATAATCTTATGTGCCGGACAGGCAGGCCGCGTTAACGCATTTTGGTGCTGCTGCGCTTATTCAAGCTTCAGCGTGCCTTTACTTAGTTTATTCTAGGGTTTTGGTTTCAACAAAATCTACCAACTTTCCTTGGAGTTTCATTCAGTTCCTTGCCAAATCTCAATTCATTTCAGAAATAGCGAAAAACCAAACTCTTACTCGCAACTATAAGTACCTCAACGGTACATTTGAAATTTgcgttgttttattttatggtttttttttttttttttttttttacaaagaaaatgagggCGTTGTGTCCGTGGTACATCCCTAACTTCTCTCAAATCAGTTTTTCATCAGTTTCCATATTGAGATGCAATTGATCCACTTCCACCCCCACAACTCAACACACCACAttgtattttctgtatttttatttctgaagtaCACGTTTTACATATCTCTACTAATGAAGCACTTTGTCCCCCTCCCCCCTGTATTCAGGAGATGTCCTACTACTCGTCATCTCGTAGTTCGTCCCGGGCCACCGACTGCAAGGTGTACGTGGGTGACCTGGGCAACGGCGCTGCTAAGGGGGAGTTGGAGCGGGCCTTTAGCTACTATGGCCCATTGAGGACCGTCTGGGTGGCTAGGAACCCGCCGGGTTTTGCCTTTGTTGAGTTTGAGGACCCAAGAGACGCTGAGGATGCTGTGAAAGGCATGGACGGAAAGTAAGTCCCGTTTATTTTCATGTTGAGGAGCATCGAAACATGATTCTCAGTGAACTCGGGTCTTAGAAAATTAAAATCCAGCCTCACCCTGTGGACTCTTTGGGTACACTGgttccccacacacacacacacatcccaaaaatatgtatgagAAAGCTGACTAGCAATATATTTTCGCAACTACTTGGTGTTTAGAAATTTTTAGTTTGCTCCaactaaaatgaagaaaccAACAAAGCCCTCCTCTGTTTGGGTACACGATCCATTTTACCTTTATTTATGACAGAACACCGTTATCACATTTTTCACTGTACCTGCAGTTATTACCAGATATCTGATATATGGTGCGAGGTTGAAGCTCGTCTTAGTTGGCCCTTTGTTGTCCACAGGCTACTGTGTGGGTCCCGTGTACGTGTGGAGATGTCAACCGGCATGTCCAGGAAGGGACGGGGTCGCCCCAGCCGACGCCAGTTTGACCCAAATGATCGTTGCTATCAGTGTGGTGACCGTGGCCACTATGCCTACGACTGCTACCGCTTCAGCAAGCGAGGAGGAGGCCGTCGCAGCAGGTGGGCAATGAAGCGCACGCTTCCTAGCTGACTGATGCTCCCAGAggaccaccacacacacacaaaacttttttttgaaaCTCAAATTTGTCTCCTGCGGCAGGTCTCGTTCCCGCTCTCGATCGCGGTCAAGGTCCCGATCGCGTGGACGCCGCTACCGATCCCGTTCTCACTCTCGCAGCCATAGCCGCAGCAGGTAAGTGAGACTCGGTGAAATCACATCTGTTTGGACTTAAAGCCCTCCCCCCgacatgaaaagcatgatttttagtatgtttttaattggggggggggggggaattattgcaattaatacatataacattattcacttcaatgtctatacgaaaaaataaatatgagcctgtcatccatgtgcaaaattGCGGAAGTATCACTCGACacccatattgcctgctatgtGAGACAAAcgacagagatttttggatttttccggcaccccttctgatacggaagctctttttgaagaagagaacatctcacaatcgagtgaagtgaccggggcaatattaccccattgtttcaagccatattaagatatgtggatcacttctaactagcGAACTCAGtggcgagcgacgacaacgccgcgcTGCAAACTCCCTGAAAGGAGAATTACGTCGTccctctatacacacctacctgtcgtttggaacccacaaagctctcatcctttgcacctgtgcaatccatttttcatgatgaactgggtcttttggaaagtgtgaagagtgaatccatcctcccgagtgtttgagcaatatccagcaatacaacgagatggcattttggcaaacaggCAGGAAAAAACTGCTGGTTTCGCgccggtaaaacaggtataagCACTCGAAACTCACAGTCTTCTtggaaaaaacgtcacttcttCCTACTTCTCTgaaacgaatgcctcgagaggatatTCAtagcgggagatacaaaaatccatatacgataacatgacgtgtggtgaaaaaatggatgggtccattccggctgcctttttaaaATTAAGAACATACTAGAATGCTTTATgtgtcagtagccctttaaaccTAACATTGCTCATACTGGTTTACATATTTGAGTTGTTTTGACATAATCAAGATACGGATGTTTTGTTATCAGCATTATGtggtcatccaaaaaaaaaattttttgtttaCCCCCGCCCCAAAACCAGGAGCCGCCGTCGCTCTCCATCCTACTCCAGGCGCAGAAGCAGGTAACGTGGTGCAATAATTTCAGTTTCAATGTACTCGTACCACAGCTGTGATTATTCAACCTCTTGTCTTGGTTATGACACCAGGTCTGGCTCCCAGGCACGCTCCAAGTCTAGAACTCCAATGCGAAGGTAGGATGCTTCAAAATTTCAGATGAACATCTTTATTTGACTGCCGCAGTCACTGTCTGTTTGCCCCCATGTGATATTTAATTTGTGCCATAATAGCTAGTGCTTGTTTTTATGAATGCAGGGTACAAATAGGACCACAAGGGCAGGGcatactttgtttttcttttaagatctATATGACCTGACCTAACCCTGTCTGGTTTGGTAGCAACATGGCCCTTCAGTACAAAAGTTTTAGCTTCAGCTTTTCCAACAAATTTCTCTAACCTTTTCTTTTTGGTTCTTGTTTTagtgtgtaaaatgttttttttttcctttttttttttaaacccccatATAGTCGCTCCAGGTCTCGTTCACGGTCCAGGTCTGCACCAAGAGGCCGCTCCCCCTCCCGTTCACGGTCTCGATCCCCGTCGGCCAATCACAAGAGAAACAGGTAATCAGTCAATCTGTCATTCTCCACATTAAAGTCCATCAAGTCGATTTTCTAGCATTTAGTCCTGTCCAGTCCGAGAAGTAACACTTGGCAGGAAGAAGCACCAGCAGTTTTTTTGCAAGTCTGTCGTATCTCAGCTGGAGCCATAGCTGATGAGTTCTAGGAGATTGCCAGTTGTCCATAGTCAGGCATTGACCAGGTCTTTTTTCCAAACTGGCCATGTTTCGCCATCGTCTACGCTGAGGCGAGCGACCAGAGGACCCGAACCCTCGACGCTGATCCGTCTGAATCTTCCGTCACTATCGTCGGCCACGTTGGTGTGGCAGGGTAATAGAGGACCGCGACAGGGGGCTTGTGCGAGGTGTAgggccaaaaaagaaaagatgtctGTCTCAACTATTCAATTGAGTCTCGCTGGAAGTCGAAGAGCGTGTGAACGGTTGTTCTCTTGCTTCGCAAAATTCTTGTCACTAAATGATCATTGGTTAATTTTGTGTACGTGCTATCAATTGGTGACTCCCAGCCTGAGTGTGGCTGGACAAATTTACGTACAGAGCTGCAGCTGAATCTGAGCATCTTTGccgcacatttttgtttattttccatattttctttAAAGTGTGTGCTGGGAGCTGCGCACTGCGCTGACACTACAGCTGATCCCAGGCCCAGGGTCTGCCAGCTGGCGGTGTGTACGTCCTGCGGGAGGGTGACTAAGCGCTGACCTGAGATCAGCCTTCGCCTGGCATTAGACAGCGAGAACCTCCCCCGTGCAGTGATTGGGTGACCGTCTGTCCGACCGACGCACACGCTCAGACGAGATCAGCCCGCGCACTCTTACAGTTGTTCTCCTAGAGTCACCCAAGGCCGCCAGCCAGCCGGCAGATCTACCAGAGCGCCAACACGAACAATTCAGAGTTTGACCATTTAAATTCCATTACCTACCTACCAACCAGAGCTCTGCGGCCTCTGTCTTAGCTTCTGAAAATGAGAGCAAGCTGACCAGAGATCAGTCTTCAAGAGCGTAGTCATCCGTCCTTCAGTGCTTTCATCCTTCGCTTCTCTGTACTTGTTGTTTCTGCCAGTGTCTCCAAAGGTAACGACAACCCCCTCCTCTCCCACCCCATCCTCTCTATCTACCCTCTTTCCTCCCCTGACGAGCTTGTTTATGGTCAAAGCAAATGCACAGGCTTGATGTACAGTGGGGACTTGGTGGTGACAGACCTAAAGGTTGACAATGAGCATGGCGTGagtggaatgaatgaatgaatgttgtcAGAAAGTGTACGGTTAAAACATGGCCAGAAACGTTCATGTGACCCTTTAGTGCCATGAGTTGGCCAGACTGGTTGTCTTCTCACTCCTCCCTGTGGTCATTTTAATAGCTGATGAAGAGTATATCTGCAATTTTGTCCTTGCAGTTGAAGCTGTCGCCAGTTTTTAAGTAGAGGTGACAAGAGCTTTTATTTTGCCCTGGAGGTTTTCATTATTTCTCATTTTAGAGCTGCAACACTGACCTGTAAAAACAGTCTTTAGGCCCAGCAAGTTAGTCATTAAGtggtgcgtgtatgtgtgcgtgcatgttttATGAGGGTGTTTGTCTTCAGTCTTCCGTTCTCCCCTCCAGCAAACTGACTCCTCTCTATTTCTGTTTCAGTCGTTCCCGCTCAGCAAGTCATCACCGAAGTCCGACACCAGGCGCCAACTGATTTGAAGAACAAGAGTCCCCACGCCTCTTCCTACCCCGTCCGCTTTTACAATGGCCCTCCACATTAGTTTCCGAGTCcggttacatttattttttttttcttggacgATGTGCAGATTGAGAGGACGACATCTTCATTCTTTGTCCGTGTCGTTGattcaaaatgcaaaatattgtcAAGTTTTAACCATGACTCCTTTGTTAATTAGATTTGAACTCTTCACAACACAAAGATGGCCTGCATTCCTTTCCTTCATGTTTTACATTTCTGTGCCGCACTGCCCTGTTCCTTACTGCTTTTCCCCTTTCTTAAACTCAAAAGTTttgtgtgcaattttttttttgtttgttttgtttttttgcttatttgttttgattttgggaAGGGCTGCTTGATCAATAGTTCCTGTTTGTATTGTTAAGGCAgtggctgttttatttttaaataaatctccTGTAACATAACTACATAGtactttgttgtcatttttaaaatacagtaaagaaaataagtatttgagcaccctgctatgttgcaagttctcccacttagaaatcatggaggggtctgaaattatcgtaggtacatgtccattgagagaatctaaaaagaaaaatcaaaagatcagtgatttttttttttttaacgatttgtgtgatacagctgcaaataagtatttgaacacctgtccatcagcgagaatt encodes the following:
- the srsf7a gene encoding serine and arginine rich splicing factor 7a isoform X1, which translates into the protein MYLEMSYYSSSRSSSRATDCKVYVGDLGNGAAKGELERAFSYYGPLRTVWVARNPPGFAFVEFEDPRDAEDAVKGMDGKLLCGSRVRVEMSTGMSRKGRGRPSRRQFDPNDRCYQCGDRGHYAYDCYRFSKRGGGRRSRSRSRSRSRSRSRSRGRRYRSRSHSRSHSRSRSRRRSPSYSRRRSRSGSQARSKSRTPMRSRSRSRSRSRSAPRGRSPSRSRSRSPSANHKRNSVCWELRTALTLQLIPGPGSASWRCVRPAGG
- the srsf7a gene encoding serine and arginine rich splicing factor 7a isoform X2; amino-acid sequence: MYLEMSYYSSSRSSSRATDCKVYVGDLGNGAAKGELERAFSYYGPLRTVWVARNPPGFAFVEFEDPRDAEDAVKGMDGKLLCGSRVRVEMSTGMSRKGRGRPSRRQFDPNDRCYQCGDRGHYAYDCYRFSKRGGGRRSRSRSRSRSRSRSRSRGRRYRSRSHSRSHSRSRSRRRSPSYSRRRSRSGSQARSKSRTPMRSRSRSRSRSRSAPRGRSPSRSRSRSPSANHKRNSRSRSASHHRSPTPGAN